GTCTAGTTGAGCGGCAGAAGGATTCTTTCGCTTATCACTAAAATATCGTAATCCAGTCCACTCCCATGATTTGTTGTCTCTCTTAGTGGTGCGATCGCGAATCGGTGGTGGCTAACATAATATATTCACTGGGTAGAGAATTATTTAGAATAATTGGCTAAAAGTTTATGTTCTTGCTTAATTATTCCTTAATAAATTTTACTTGCACAAACCCTACAAACCTTCGCCAGTTGGCTTTAGCTACTTTCCATTGACTAATCAGATGTAGTGCAATAAATGTCAAAAAAGTGTATGCCAGCCAGAAATGTAGTGATCGCCCTATCTGAACTAGATTTTTATTTTCAGGAAAAATATCTGGTAAAACTAAGCCAAACAAGCTGACATTATTGGCGCGAAAAGAATTAGAAAAGAAAAAGCCAGTGATTGGTACTCCTACCATAAAACCATAGATGAAAGTATGCAGCACAAAGTTCTTAATCCATTGATTTGATAGCTTTGGTAGCCGACTTCTATATTTTTTTAATAGCACTTGGATCAAAGTAGCAATCCGCCATACCAAAAGAATGATTGTTAATACAGCGATCGACTTGTGAAAATCATACAGCGCTCCTCGAAACTCACTTCTCGGCAGTCGAGCCATGAAAGTGCCACCCATGAATAGAATTAAATAGAGTCCTGCCATCCACCAATGTACCGACATTAAACGTTGAAAGGCTGAATTGAATCTGGGCTTTTTAGTTTGAGATTGCTCTACTGATTTAACTTCTTTCATCTGATCCTCCTAAATATCAGTTAGTGATTCCATCGTTGACAGGCTTGGACAATTGATCCTCCTAAATATCAGTTAGTGATTCCATCGTTGACAGGCTTGGACAATACGTTGACCATAGAGTTCACATAATAACGGTCTAGTTGATCCGCCATAGTCAAACTTTTGCTTTTAAAGATCGCTATCGCTTTTGAGAGGTCGTCTCCAACGCAGTGTTAGACGGCAATACTGCTACGAAGCTACTGCAAAGTCTGTATAATGACGCATTTTAGGTTCATGAAATGCCAATACGATATCTTCTTTTGCGACACCTGCACGAACTAAATCAGTTGCGAGACCTTCTTCAGTCCAATCCTCTTCAATCCAGAATTTATTATCTCGGATACGAACATAAACAGTCATACCCGTGAAACGTTCGCCGTTTTGCCAACCAAGATTCATCCAAATATAGTGTCCCTTTGCCTCATCCACGATCATAAATGTTTCAATGTCTGGGTGATTGCGGCGATTACACACCTCTATATATTCCGCCAAGATACGCTTAATTAATCTAGGGTACTCAGTTAGTTTATCCACTGTCTAATTTCCTCCATTTCTGTATCTACGACAATGAGTGGAAAAGGAATCGCCAATAATCTCTCGGAACTCATCAACGAAGAAAAACATTTTCGCTTGCCTAATCTTGGCTGAAATTAGACAATCTCAACGGGCTTTTCGGTTTGGCATAACGGTCTAGTTGAGCCGCCGCAGTGTTAGGCTTTGTCTGGGCTTTAGGAAAAAGGTATAAAAAGGACTTGACCTTCATATTCTTCAGGTTCGCTACAACAGATAAATAATTCTAAGTCATCAATGATCTTTCTTACCTATGGCGGCTGTCGCAAGCACTTCCACAACTCCAGTCATGGGTAATCCTTGATTGACTCGCTCATATGCATACATCGTAATGGTGGCTACATCATGGGTAAGCAAGATACGTCCCTCATTCGCCGCCCATTCCAAAATAATTGGATCATCAGTATTCCTCAACCCTACATCTTGAACACGAATTACATCCAATGTAGGCAAACGTCTCATTAGACCACGCAATATAGCCCCGTTAAAATTTTCGTCAGTTAGAAAGCGCATTTTATCTCGATTCTTGTTGTGACTGACGAGCAAGCAAGCGCTGCCTTAGATTGGCGAGGTCGTGCTTTTGAGTAAGTTGTTGCCTGAGTTTTTGAGCTTGTTGATTGCGTTGCTCCAGATAGTTGTCAATTTCCTCGCGATGGTTTAGATAATAAGCGATCGCACTGTATATGTCTTCTAAGTGAAGAACTGAATACTGAATAGCAATTTCTTCAGGAGTGGAGCCATTGTGATATGAAGCAAGTAGACTATCCAGTGTTACTCGACTTGAACCGATACGAACACCTCCTGCCTCATCCCAACGAAAAGGAGGAGATATTACTTGAAACTTATCTGGGGCGCTCATTAGGGACATATTGCACCTGAATTGAACTGTACTAATACATTGTAGTAAATGTAGATTGTTTTAGAGTCAGCGTAATGCACGAATTTTGAACATTGGATAAGGTGCGTTACATTTCATTGACGAACCCTACAAGATCGTCGATCGCTTCTAGCAGTTTCTTATCAGCAAGCCCTGAAACAGGCTTAGATTGGGTATGGAGAGGATATTTCATGACAGGGGACTAATCTCTACATATTCATCATAGCAACGAGAAAGACTAGATCGGTGCTTAATTTCGGCGAGAAATAGATAACTTTAACGGGCGTATCGGTTCGGTATAAAGCTCTAGTTAGAGTGCTTTCGGGGATGATGGTTAGCGCGAAGGTGATGTTATAATGAGATTGAGTGCAAGAAATCAAGATCTATAGCTTTCTTAAAATCTATGCTGACAACTACTCAATTTGTCCCCATGCTTAGGCAATTGTCTTCCTCCGATAAGCTTTTATTACTTAACTTTCTTGTAGCCGAGTTGCTCAGAGAGTCTGGTATTGTACCGCTATCTATTCAAGACGATCTGCCTAGACAAGGTTTACATGACTCTTTTGAGGCTGCCGCCATTCTTGCTCAAGCGTTAAAAGAGAAACAAGAATTGACTCATGGCTAATAAAGTAAGATTTGCTTTCACTGAAGTAGATCCTAGTCTTGGGGCATTAAGTACGCTTCCTTATTTACCATTGACGTTAACTTATCAAAGTCAATCCTTAAATGTTTCGGGTCTCTTGGATACTGGCTCTAGTGTTAATGTCTTACCTTATGAAATGGGACTAGCATTAGGTGCGGTTTGGGAAAATCAAAGGCTATCTTTACCATTAGGAGGTAATTTAGCTAGATTTGAAGCTCGTGCATTGGTTGTCAATGCTTCTGTTGAAGAGTTCCCTGCTGTAGATTTGGCTTTTGCTTGGACTCAAGATAAATATGCACCGCTAATACTAGGACATATGAATTTCTTTCTTGCATTCGATGTGTGTTTTTACAGATCCGAATCAGCATTTGAGATTAGCCAAAAATATTTTGACTAAAAAAAAGAGGTGCGTCAATGAAATGTAACACCCCCTACTGGACTAATATTTTACAGCCTGTTGAGGCTTTAATAGGGGCAAAAAAGTGAGTGTACCTGTATTTGATTCCTATGTGATTTATCTTGCATTTCCTCAAGAGGCTGTATCACCATTAATAGAAGTTCTTCCAGCTATCATAAGTTATTTTTTGTTAGGCATTATTCTCTTGTATTATGTGGGTGGCAAAAAATACTATTTGATTGTATTTAAAAAATTTACGCCTATTGTCGTATGTAGTTTTTTGTTTATAGGTTCAGGCTTTTTTATCCAAAGTTTTTACCATCAAATTATTGAGTTTTTTACTTCGTCTGAAAACAAAATTGTAGCTACAATTGTAGGTGGGTTTATAGTTAATTTTCTGTTTAGATATTTATCTAATCAAAAAGAAAAAAAGGAGACATCAGTTCTACTTTCTAAAAATATTGATTCTCAGATTACTTCTCTTGGTTATATCAATATTTGGATGATTTCAAGTTATTTTGATCAGGTCATAGGATATATTGAAATATATAAAAGAATATTAGTTAACAATCAATATCATAAAGATAGCTTCAATAAAATCGGAATATTTAGTAATGAAGAAATTGAAATAATATCAAAGTATTCTTTTTGCTTAGACAGATTTTTAGCAAGCATTGAGAAATTATTATTTGATTTTGACAAGGAAAATAAAGTAGATAAAAAACCTAGTTTCTTGTTCGTTATAACAAAAATATATCTAATCACCTCCATATTGATAGGCTGTATTTTAGTATATGCATTGGAATTAAAATACAAGAATCCAGATCAGGTTTTAGATAAATTTTCGAGGGATTACAAAGTAGTCACACAAGAATCGATGAGACCATTTTTTGGTTTCACTTATTTCTATAAGCTCGACAAAACTATTGCCAATGAATTTGTAGAGATATTAAAATATATAAGACTACAATATAAGCTAACGAATCCAAAGGTAGTTAATGAATTGCCAATACATATCTGTCAATTACTGATTGAAGAATCTATTTTTAACGATAAAACTAACTGTTTAATTTTCAATGTAAAAGAGACAATTATTTCTTTTGGAGACTCAGAAAAAGAAGCGATCAGCAATTCGGAAAACAAACTAAGAAATCTTATTCTTGAAGGTGGTATTGATGATAATCAAGTTGAGGATTTTATCTGTAAATGTCATAAAAAAGTTGACATCACGCCAATTCAAGGATGAAATGCAACACCTAGAGATCTTTGCGTAAAGGGACTCATAAGGATATTCTGATATTAATCACAATAATTAGGATACCCTCATGAGCTTTGTCCATCTTACCACCACAGAAAGAAGTGAACTGTATAAACTAAGAGTAATTGAGCAATTATCTGTATCAGAGATAGGTCGTCGCTTGAAGCGAAACAAAAGTACGATTTCAAGAGAGTTATCGCGCAATACAGACGAGCGACAGATTGGCTATTTGCCAGATACTGCGGTTGCCCTGATGAAAGCAAGACGGAAACAAGCAAAGGCAAGATTTCAGAGCATCAGTGCTGAGACGATCGCCGAAGTCAAACAACGGTTAGAGCAACACCACAGCCCAGAGCAACTAGCAGGGAGAATGGAAAGGGAGGGGCTAGGTAAAATCAGCTATGAGACGATTTATCTGATGATCTATGCAAACCATCAAGAGATGGGAATATATCAACAATATCTGAGGCAGAAGCAAAAGCAACGAAGGCGCAAAGGTCGCCATCAGAAGCGAGGTGGCATTCCCAATAGGGTAGGGATAGAGAATCGACCGAAGATTGCAGATTTAAAAACAGAGATTGGACATTGGGAAAGTGATACGGTAATCGGGTGCAACCACACAGGTATCGTAGTTACGCATGTTGATAAAGCATCGAAGTATTTACTTGCTGGACTAGCTAAGAACAAGACGATGGACGAGATAAACAGAGTGACATTCAATCTATTTGAGCCTATAGAATAACATCTCGAAAGACAATGACCTTTGATAATGGAAGAGAATTTTGTGGGCATGAGAAGCTATCTGAAAGATTGAAACTAGAGACCTTCTTTGCGAATCCATATCATTCATGGGAACGTGGATTGAATGAACACACCAATGGATTAATTAGAGAGTTCTATCCCAAAAGTACAAACTTTAAAATCGTGAAAGAAGAGGACTTTCAGAAGGCAGTGAATTTGATCAATCACAGACCCAGAAAATCACTTGACTATCGTACTCCTTACGAAGTATTCTTTGCTTCATCAGAACCCGTTGCATTTCATCCTTGAATTGGCGTCATTTCACCTTGGGGTAATTAGATTTACTTCAAATTTGGTCTAGGTTACTAAAAAAAATAGAATTTCATCCTGATTTAATAATCTTATGACAAAGTATGTAAATTAATACTTTCCAGTATTTGAATTCATGCTCAACTCTATTCTCAAATGGTCGATCGCACAGCGTTGGTTAGTTGTCATCGGCGCAATTGTAATTACCATTCTTAGCAGTTACAACCTGACGCGGATGCCCCTCGATGTATTCCCTAGCTTTGCACCGCCACAGGTAGAAATTCAAACAGAAGCCGAGGGTTTAGCGCCTGAAGAAATAGAATCATTAATTACCTTGCCCATCGAAAGCGCCGTTAATGGAACTCCCGATGTTGTGACCGTGCGATCGGCTTCAGCCGTGGGGATTTCTACGGTCAAAATTATTTTTGATGGCAATACGGATATTTATAAAGCACGTCAATTAGTTGCCGAACGCTTGCAACAAGTGCGTGCTAAATTGCCTGAGAATGCTAAAGAGCCAGAAATATCACCAGTTTCTTCACCGATTGGCACGATTTTGATGTATGCCTTTACAGTGGAAGATAATCAAAATAATTCAGAGCCAAAAACTGACTTAATGGAAGTGCGGCGACTGGTCGATCGCAATGTTTCCAATCGCATCTTGGCAGTGGCAGGAGTATCACAGGCGATCGCCTATGGTGGTGATGTCAGGCAATATCAGGTTTTAGTCGATCCTGCTAAATTAGTTGCTTTTAACGTCTCTTTGGAGCAGGTGACTGAAGCCGCGAGTCAGGCAAATCTCAATGCCGCAGGTGGATTTTTAATTACGACCGATCGCGAAGAAATTATTCGCGGGGTGGGACGGATTGAAACCGTTGAGCAGTTGGCGGAAGCAGTGGTGACGGCTCGCGATGGTAAGCCTGTGAAATTGAGCGATGTTGCCGAAGTGAAATTGGGAGCCGCCCTATCACGGGGCGATGGTAGCGTCAATGGCAAGCGGGCTGTGGTATTGCTCATCAATAAGCAACCCCAAGCGGATACTCCCACCGTGACCCGCGCTGTCGAAAAAGCGATCGCTGAAGTCCAAGCTGCCCTTCCCAAGGATGTGAAAGTGCAAGTTACCTTTCGCCAAGAGAGCTTTATTGAGTCAGCGATCGAAAATGTGCGGAATTCCCTCCGTGACGGCATCATCATCGTAGCCATAATCATGATTATGTTCCTGATGAATTGGCGCACGGCTGTCATTACCCTCAGTGCGATTCCTCTATCAATTCTCATTGGAATGCTGATTTTGTCATGGTTTGGACAAGGCATTAATACGATGACTTTGGGTGGTCTGGCAGTGGCGATCGGTTCTGTCGTCGATGACTCCATTGTTGATATGGAAAACTGCTATCGCGGAATGCGTCAGAACCAAGCCGAGGGTAATCCCAAACATCCCTTTACTGTGGTTTATGACACTTCCGTAGAAGTGCGCGTCAGCGTGATTTTCTCCACGATCATTATTGGTGTAGTTTTTGCACCGATTTTTACGCTGACGGGAGTGGAAGGAAGTATTTTTGCACCGATGGGCGTGGCTTATCTCGTATCTATTTTTGCCTCAACCCTAGTGGCGATGACCCTCTCCCCTGCCCTCTGTGCGATTTTACTGGCTTCCTGTCAACTGCCTAGCGATGAAACATGGGTGAGTAACTTTGCCCAGAGACTCTATCGCCCCTTGTTAAATCTATCTATTCATCGACCCAAATTAATTCTATTTCCTGCGATCGCTGCTTTAGTTGCATCTCTGATCATCTTGCCAGCCCTCGGTCGAGTTTTTCTACCCGAATTCCAAGAGCGATCGCTAGTCAATACGATCTTGCTTTACCCTGGCACTTCTCTAGAACGGACAAACCGCATGGGCTTAGCCCTTCAAGACGCACTCAAGGATGATCCAGACTTCACAACCGTACAGTTACGCTCTGGTCGCGCCCCTGGGGATTCGGATGCGGGAGGTGTAAACCTTGGTCATGTGGATATAGAACTTAGCGATCGCGGCATCCAAGATCGCGCAGGTAGCATCGCTAAACTACGTCAAGAATTTAATAAATTGCCTGGAGTCGCGTCCAACATTGGCGGCTTTATTTCCCATCGTATGGATGAAGTCTTATCTGGAGTTCGCAGCGCGATCGCTGTTAAAGTGTTCGGTCAAGATTTAGAAGAACTAAGGGCGATCGGTAGAGAAGTAGAAACTGCCATGAAGGGAATTGACGGGCTGGTGGATTTACAACTGGAGCCGCAAGTTCCTGTTCGACAATTGCAAATCAAATTTGATCGACCGATGGCAGCAAGGTATGGTCTAACGATTGGACATCTTGCCGAAATGGTCGAAACTTCCCTCAATGGCAAAACCGTTTCCCAAGTATTACAAGGACAGCAATTATTCGATCTGGTAGTATGGCTGAAACCTGAAGCCAGAAACAACCTTGATGTAATTCAGAATCTATTAGTCGATACACCCACAGGGCAGAAGATTCCCTTATCTCAAGTCGCTCAAATTGAATATGGAACAGGCGCAAATACAATCAATCGTGAAAATGTTTCCCGTCTGCTCGTGGTTTCGGCTAACGTATCAGGACGAGATTTGCGATCGCTGGTCAACGAGATTCAGGAAAAAGTCAAGCAGCAGGTAATCTTACCCGCAGGCTATTTTATCCAGTACGGTGGACAGTTTGAATCCGAAGAACGTGCCACCCAAAACTTACTTATCTTTGGCAGTCTCGCCGCCCTAATTATCGCAGTGCTGATGTACTTCGCTGTCAAATCCATTCCTGCGATGTTAATGATTATGGTGAATTTACCCCTCGCTGTAGTTGGTGGCATTTTAGCGATCGCCATTAGTGGTAGCGTGATTTCTGTTGCTTCCCTCGTTGGTTTCATCACCCTATTTGGAGTCGCCGTGAGAAATGGATTACTACTAGTCGATAATTACAATCAAAAATTTGCCAAGGGAATTCCCTTCCAGCAAGTAATTCATGAAGGCTCAATGGAACGACTAGTCGCCATTCTGATGACTGCCCTCACATCAGCGCTCGGCATGGTTCCCCTCGTCATCGGCACAGGTGCTGGCAAAGAAATACTGCAACCCCTCGCTGTTGTAGTATTAGGCGGTTTAGTCACCTCTACGGCTCTAACTTTATTGGTACTGCCTGCCTTATATTCCCAATTTGGGAAATATGTCGCGCCTAAACTAAAAACAGAGCTTGTGTCTCCTGCTACGCAGGAGCCGCAAACTTCTATATTTTAAAATTTCACCCAATCTTTTAAAAGGAACTCTATTTATATGCGATCGCCTAAACTTCTCCTCATTACTATTATTTTTGTAAATATCCTAGCTGCTTGCAGTAATAGCCCGACTAGCACCAGTCCCACAGCAAGCTCCAACGCAGTCACCACCACAGAACCAAGTACTCAGACAGTCGCTAAAACAGACTCCAAAGCCGATCAAAAACCAGAAAATCATGGTAAACCCAATCAGGGTGGACAAGTCGTTGAGGCTGGTGCATATCATTTAGAACTGTTAATGGTTAAAGAAGAAAACAATATTCATCTCGACTTCTTCTTGCAAACAGGAGACACTCATGAAGCAATTCCTGACGCTAAGGTGACAGCCCAAGTTCAGTTTCCTGATGGCTCTCAAAAATCCTATGACCTCGCCTATGATGCGCCTAATAAACATTACGCCACCAATCTACCAACCACTGCTTCAGGAGAATACAAAATTGCAATTCTCTCAGATATTAAGGGTGAAAAAGTGAATGGACGCTTTAGCTTTAAATTGTAATTTAACGTGAGTTCGATATAGCCATTTGCGGCGTGCTTCGCACGCCGCAAATGGCGAAAAATGGTAAGAATCGCTAAGCGATTCTTACCATTTTTCGCTTTCGCCGAACTGACGTTCAAACGGCATTCAGTTGGGCGGTTCCTATCTGCGTACTATTCAACTCAGTGGGTACTCGGCTCATATCTAACGGGATTGTCCAAGGTGCTTCCCCTTCATGGCGTTCGGAGATAGCCGCAAGCACTGTCATTATCCCTTCTGCCTTTGCTTTTATTCCTTTTTTGCTTCATTCTTGTCCAAAGTTCAGGTTGAATGAAAATGATTATAAATATGTTGAGCTAACTTCTTGCCGATACCATCGGTTTCGGCAATCTGTTCAACCGTTGCTTGACGAATATAATCAACGGAATGGAATTTCTCCAGCAGAATCTTTTGGCGATGATGTCCTAAACCTGTAATTTGATCGAGGTGCGATCGCTGCATTCTTTGACTGCGTTTTTTACGATGGAATGTAATCGCGAAACGGTGGGCTTCATCGCGCAACCGCCGCAGCACCTGCACGCCTGCTCGTTCTGGATCGCCACTCACCAGAGGCTCTGACTGTTCAGGTAAAAAGATTTCCTCTCGTTTTTTCGCTAAACTAATCACGGTTAGGCGATCGCGCAAACCCAACTTATCAATAATTTTCATTACCGATGAAAGTTGACCCTTGCCACCATCGATCATTACGACATCGGGGAAATCACCATCATTCTTGCCCCCCTCTCCCTCAATGGGAGAGGGGCTGGGGGTGAGGGCTTCCATTCCAAACGTGGAATACTTCCGAAACCTTCTAGCAATTACTTCGGCGAGGCTAGCAAAGTCGTCGGAATGTCCAGTTTGAATATCAGGATTGCGGATTTTGTAATGACGATAGTGCTGCTTAGCGGGAATGCCATCAATAAATACAACTTGGCTAGCAACAGCATCGGAACCTTGAATATGCGAAATATCATAGCCTTCAATCCGATGGGGCAAACTGTCGAGATTAAGAATTTCCGCTAAGTCTTCCAATCCTTGTAAATTGCGATCGCTTTGCTTTTGAATTCTGGCTAACTCATACTGGGCATTACGTTCCACCATTTCGATCAGTTCAGCCTTGAGTTGACGCTGCGGTGTGGCGATCGCTACTTTTCGTCCCTTGCGATCGCTTAGCCATGCCTGCAAAATCTCTACTTCAGGAAGTTCCAATTGGGTGTGGACTTCGTTGGGAATTTCCACAGGATCGCAGTTTTGGTAGTGAGCCTCTAAAGTACGCTGTAAAATCGCCTCTGGTGTATCACTCTGACTATCCGCCACAAATGCTAAGCGACCAACTAAACGCCCTGCTCTAATTTGAAATAGCTGAATACAGGTATGCTGCTCGTCTTGTGCCATGGCGATCGCATCGCGAGAAACTGTATCATCTGGTAGAGAAACCTTTTGATTAGAGTTGAGGTTTTGCAAAACTTGGATGCGATCGCGTAAATCGGCTGCCTTCTCAAACTCCAAAGCTTCCGCCGCCGCTTCCATTTTCTCAGTAAACGTTTCTACTAATTCACTAGATCGTCCCTGAAAAATCATCGCTACTTTTAACATTGTCTTACGATAATCTTCTGGTGAAATTATTTGCTGGCATACCGCAGGACATAAACCCATGTCATAGTTCAAGCAGGGGCGATCTTTAAACATTGGTATCGGTCTTTGGCGGAGTGGGAAAGCCCGTTTGATAATTCCCAAAGTCCGCTTGAGGTTAAAAACATCGACATAGGGCCCGTAGTATTTATCCTTTGTGCCGCCCATTCTACGTTTGCGCGTAATAAAAATGCGTGGATAGTCCTCTGACCAAGTAATACAGACGTAGGGATATTTCTTGTCATCTTTGAGAAGAACGTTGTAATAGGGTTGATATTGCTTGATCAGGTTCGATTCAAGGGCGAGGGCTTCGGCTTCGGAGTCGGTAACGATGAATTCTATCTCATGCACCAACTGCACCATCATTGCAATACGTGGCGATAAGTCTTGACTGTTGCGAAAGTACGATCGCACTCGATTGCGTAGAGCCTTCGATTTGCCGATATAAATTACGCCATCATGGCGATCGCGCATAAAGTAGACCCCTGCTTCTAGGGGGATTTCCTTTAATCTCGTCTGTAGTTTTTCAGGATTTTGTAGTAGCGGCTCAGTCATCATCCAATCATATCAAATCCTTACGATCTAGATACTCCCATAATTAGTGGTGCGGCGCGAAGCGCCGCACCACTAATTATGGGGTGGAAAGGGAGTAGGTGTAGTATTTGAGTTGGACAAGTCTCGCAAAAAGTAAATCACGAGTCTTCTTTGCTTCATCAGAAACCGTTACACTTCATCCTTAGAATTGGCGTTTTTTTGAGATGAACACATCCAAATCTAATACAGATGAGTTATTATTACGTTATTCGCTTTAGGTAATTAATTATGAAATGGGAAGAAGCTTGTGCGAATAAACAGCTACAAGATTTACCCTTCAAAATTGAATTAAATAAGTGGGGACAAATCATAATGAGTCCAGTAAAGATTAAACATTCTTTTCATCAAGGAAGAATTCAACGTTTGTTAGAATCTTTATTAAGTAATGGGGAAGTAATGCCAAAATGTGCGATCGACACGAAAGATGGGATTAAGGTTGCTGATGTTGTCTGGTGTTCGGAGGAAAGATTTGACAAAATTCAAGATGAAGTATCAGCATCAATTGCGCCAGACATTTGTATAGAAGTTAAATCTATAGGCAATAGCTTGGGTGAAATGGAATTCAAAAAAAAGTCATACTTTGAAGCCCAAGCTCTTGAAGTATGGCTATGTAACGAACAAGGTCAAATAAGATTTTATAATGAACAAGGGGAGTTAGCTCAATCTCTATTAGTCCCTAATTTTCCCAATCAGATTAAACGATAATTATTTTTTGGTTTCGGTAGTGATCTAGAGGTAAGAATGGGCGGCGCTACGCGCCGCCCATTCTTACCATTTGTTTTGATGAGGAATGTTTGAGGCAATCTCTTTTTGAATGGATAGCGATATTAGGCGATCGCCTACTCATTGTCGGCTAAACTACTTAAATATTCAATGTAATGAGTTTTCATCAAAAGACTCAGTAACTTTTTATGGCTTCAGGCATATTATCGTTGCAGAAATGGTTAAAACCAAAACGGCTAGCCATTTTTGAAGCTTGTTTGATTGGGGTATTGTCAGGCTTAGCTGCCGTCCTTTTGAAACAGGGAATTGGTTTGATCGGTGGCTGGCGGCTACAGATTGCTAACGACTTACCCGCATGGTTTGCATTGCCGATCATTGGCTTGACAGGCGGATATCTTTCAGGTTTTTTAATTGAACAATTTGCAACTGAGGCTTCAGGTAGTGGCATCCCCCAAGTGAAGGCCGCCCTTGGTTATGTACCGATCGCTCTAAATTTGCGTGTTGCCATTGTTAAAGTTGCCAGTACAATTTTGGCGCTGGGTTCAGGTTTAGCGCTGGGTCGTCAGGGACCAACCGTACAGATTGGAGCCGCGATCGCAGGACAGGTGAGCCAGTGGATTCCCACTTCACCCGAATATCAACGCCAACTGATCGCCGCAGGAGCCGCCGCAGGACTTGCTGCAGGATTTAACGCCCCGATCGCAGGCGTATTATTTGTAATTGAAGAATTGCTCCATGATGTTTCTAGCTTGACTTTAGGAACAGCCATCCTAGCTTCTTTTATTGGCGGAGTTGTTTCTTTAATGTTGTCAGGGCAGAACCTTGCTTCAGTGATCCCTACAATTCAATTTTCTGCTCAAGAGATTCCTTTTTTACTATTGCTAGGGCTACTGGTTGGATGGTTTGCTGCATTTTTTAACCACAGTGTCCTTGCGGTTACGAAATGGAATCGGAGCTTTTTTAAAGTTGGATTAGCATGGCGAATTGCGATCGCAGG
This genomic stretch from Pseudanabaena galeata CCNP1313 harbors:
- a CDS encoding cytochrome b, producing MKEVKSVEQSQTKKPRFNSAFQRLMSVHWWMAGLYLILFMGGTFMARLPRSEFRGALYDFHKSIAVLTIILLVWRIATLIQVLLKKYRSRLPKLSNQWIKNFVLHTFIYGFMVGVPITGFFFSNSFRANNVSLFGLVLPDIFPENKNLVQIGRSLHFWLAYTFLTFIALHLISQWKVAKANWRRFVGFVQVKFIKE
- a CDS encoding XisI protein — protein: MDKLTEYPRLIKRILAEYIEVCNRRNHPDIETFMIVDEAKGHYIWMNLGWQNGERFTGMTVYVRIRDNKFWIEEDWTEEGLATDLVRAGVAKEDIVLAFHEPKMRHYTDFAVAS
- a CDS encoding DUF433 domain-containing protein → MSLMSAPDKFQVISPPFRWDEAGGVRIGSSRVTLDSLLASYHNGSTPEEIAIQYSVLHLEDIYSAIAYYLNHREEIDNYLEQRNQQAQKLRQQLTQKHDLANLRQRLLARQSQQESR
- a CDS encoding efflux RND transporter permease subunit encodes the protein MLNSILKWSIAQRWLVVIGAIVITILSSYNLTRMPLDVFPSFAPPQVEIQTEAEGLAPEEIESLITLPIESAVNGTPDVVTVRSASAVGISTVKIIFDGNTDIYKARQLVAERLQQVRAKLPENAKEPEISPVSSPIGTILMYAFTVEDNQNNSEPKTDLMEVRRLVDRNVSNRILAVAGVSQAIAYGGDVRQYQVLVDPAKLVAFNVSLEQVTEAASQANLNAAGGFLITTDREEIIRGVGRIETVEQLAEAVVTARDGKPVKLSDVAEVKLGAALSRGDGSVNGKRAVVLLINKQPQADTPTVTRAVEKAIAEVQAALPKDVKVQVTFRQESFIESAIENVRNSLRDGIIIVAIIMIMFLMNWRTAVITLSAIPLSILIGMLILSWFGQGINTMTLGGLAVAIGSVVDDSIVDMENCYRGMRQNQAEGNPKHPFTVVYDTSVEVRVSVIFSTIIIGVVFAPIFTLTGVEGSIFAPMGVAYLVSIFASTLVAMTLSPALCAILLASCQLPSDETWVSNFAQRLYRPLLNLSIHRPKLILFPAIAALVASLIILPALGRVFLPEFQERSLVNTILLYPGTSLERTNRMGLALQDALKDDPDFTTVQLRSGRAPGDSDAGGVNLGHVDIELSDRGIQDRAGSIAKLRQEFNKLPGVASNIGGFISHRMDEVLSGVRSAIAVKVFGQDLEELRAIGREVETAMKGIDGLVDLQLEPQVPVRQLQIKFDRPMAARYGLTIGHLAEMVETSLNGKTVSQVLQGQQLFDLVVWLKPEARNNLDVIQNLLVDTPTGQKIPLSQVAQIEYGTGANTINRENVSRLLVVSANVSGRDLRSLVNEIQEKVKQQVILPAGYFIQYGGQFESEERATQNLLIFGSLAALIIAVLMYFAVKSIPAMLMIMVNLPLAVVGGILAIAISGSVISVASLVGFITLFGVAVRNGLLLVDNYNQKFAKGIPFQQVIHEGSMERLVAILMTALTSALGMVPLVIGTGAGKEILQPLAVVVLGGLVTSTALTLLVLPALYSQFGKYVAPKLKTELVSPATQEPQTSIF
- the uvrC gene encoding excinuclease ABC subunit UvrC, with the protein product MMTEPLLQNPEKLQTRLKEIPLEAGVYFMRDRHDGVIYIGKSKALRNRVRSYFRNSQDLSPRIAMMVQLVHEIEFIVTDSEAEALALESNLIKQYQPYYNVLLKDDKKYPYVCITWSEDYPRIFITRKRRMGGTKDKYYGPYVDVFNLKRTLGIIKRAFPLRQRPIPMFKDRPCLNYDMGLCPAVCQQIISPEDYRKTMLKVAMIFQGRSSELVETFTEKMEAAAEALEFEKAADLRDRIQVLQNLNSNQKVSLPDDTVSRDAIAMAQDEQHTCIQLFQIRAGRLVGRLAFVADSQSDTPEAILQRTLEAHYQNCDPVEIPNEVHTQLELPEVEILQAWLSDRKGRKVAIATPQRQLKAELIEMVERNAQYELARIQKQSDRNLQGLEDLAEILNLDSLPHRIEGYDISHIQGSDAVASQVVFIDGIPAKQHYRHYKIRNPDIQTGHSDDFASLAEVIARRFRKYSTFGMEALTPSPSPIEGEGGKNDGDFPDVVMIDGGKGQLSSVMKIIDKLGLRDRLTVISLAKKREEIFLPEQSEPLVSGDPERAGVQVLRRLRDEAHRFAITFHRKKRSQRMQRSHLDQITGLGHHRQKILLEKFHSVDYIRQATVEQIAETDGIGKKLAQHIYNHFHST
- a CDS encoding Uma2 family endonuclease, encoding MKWEEACANKQLQDLPFKIELNKWGQIIMSPVKIKHSFHQGRIQRLLESLLSNGEVMPKCAIDTKDGIKVADVVWCSEERFDKIQDEVSASIAPDICIEVKSIGNSLGEMEFKKKSYFEAQALEVWLCNEQGQIRFYNEQGELAQSLLVPNFPNQIKR